The window AGTCCcaatacctacatgtacttgtacccTTTTCAGACCTCTGTTTCCTAATCTTTCAGCAAAGCTCAACGGCCTCTAGATCGACTTTGTAGGCAAATGCAGCATTTTGACCCTTCTAAAATCCTCGTTAGTGGTCTGCGGGGAAGTATTTGTGTAAAAttgcaaggaaaaggaaggtCCTTAGCTGTTATCCCACACCCAATTAATATGATGTGAAATAGACTGGCGTCCACCACAGTTCTGCATTCTTATGAAGAGATAATGCGCCCTCCTTTAATATACGCAGTCTTAAACACAAAATAAATGTTAATCGGCAATATTGTGAGTTACAATGTTCAATATGGCTCGTAATTTTAAGAAGGCCCTTCTTTATGAGGCTTTACAGCTCTCTTTGGCTGCGCTAGGCGCCGCCCATTGTCTTGTCGATAGCATTACCCACCGTTACCAGCCAGTGCCATCCTCGGTGCCACCACCACAACTCAAGGATGGCTACGCAGTTCAAtactttggcgatggagcATATCTCATCACTGATGGAAGTGGCTACATAAGCCTTTTCGTCGCAACAACTGTGGGGGGcatcctcgtcgacgccCCCCCCTACAATTGGCCACAAGCTTCAGTGGGCCATTGGAAATATTACAAGCAAGCCACTAAGATATCTCATATATTCCCACTCGCATGGAGACCATATTGGAGGGGCCTCTCTATTCACCAACCAGCATAACGTGAAGACAATTGCACACGAATTCACAAAGGAAGAATTGATTATAGCCAAGGACCCAAATCGGCCTCCTCCCGATGTCACGTTTACCGGAGATTATACCCTTCGTCTTGGTAACCAAACACTGGAGCTTTCATGGAAGGGATTGGGTCCAATCCATGACCCGGGAAATATCTTCATCTGGGCGCCTCGACAAAAGATTCTCATGCTCGTCGACATGGTATTTCCGGGCTGGGTGCCGTTCTGGGGAATGGCTCTTACGCAGTCCACGCGGGATTACCTTTCAATCCACGATCAAATTCTAGCGTATCCATTCGATCACTATATTGGAGGCCATGGAAAGAGCGGCGACCGAACAGATGTTACCAATAATCGCGATTACATTGCGGATGTATTGGCAAACTGTCGCACTGCTATATTGGCAAACTGTCGCACTGCTATATTGGCAAGTGCCACCAACAATACTGAAGTCGGAGTAAGCCAAATTGTGCCTCCGTTCTTGACTGTAAACCCCAACAATGCGTGGGGAGAGTTCATGCTCTACTATACCAGAGTTGCAGAACTCTGCTACAATTTGACAACCCCGCAATGGGAAAATAAACTAGCTGGGCAAGACGTGTTTAGCTTTAGCCATGCGTTCAAAGCTGTTGGCGATATGAGCCTAGAATATGGTGTTCTTGGTCCATTCGGTGTCATCT is drawn from Trichoderma atroviride chromosome 7, complete sequence and contains these coding sequences:
- a CDS encoding uncharacterized protein (EggNog:ENOG41~SECRETED:SignalP(1-24)), which translates into the protein MARNFKKALLYEALQLSLAALGAAHCLVDSITHRYQPVPSSVPPPQLKDGYAVQYFGDGAYLITDGSGYISLFVATTVGGILVDAPPYNWPQASHNVKTIAHEFTKEELIIAKDPNRPPPDVTFTGDYTLRLGNQTLELSWKGLGPIHDPGNIFIWAPRQKILMLVDMVFPGWVPFWGMALTQSTRDYLSIHDQILAYPFDHYIGGHGKSGDRTDVTNNRDYIADVLANCRTAILANCRTAILASATNNTEVGVSQIVPPFLTVNPNNAWGEFMLYYTRVAELCYNLTTPQWENKLAGQDVFSFSHAFKAVGDMSLEYGVLGPFGVI